One genomic window of Corynebacterium massiliense DSM 45435 includes the following:
- the dapF gene encoding diaminopimelate epimerase, with translation MDFAKGHGTHNDFVIIPDENAQLDLTAEVVSTLCDRRGGIGGDGVLRVARTGALVDAGELDAAGLGAGIERDTWFMDYRNADGSLAEMCGNGARVFAHWVRSRGLEEADTFVIGTRAGARKVTVSEFDDARAQVTVEMGEPKMLGISQARMAGRAFAGLGVDVGNPHLAAVIPGLTPDELDSWELVQPEFDADFFPTGVNVEIVTPLRDGAVSMRVYERGSGETMSCGTGTIAAAAAALADAEQGTGEVRVTVPGGEVAVEILEDGSRLTGPSAIVATGKTLGVVAS, from the coding sequence ATGGATTTTGCGAAAGGGCACGGAACCCACAACGACTTCGTCATCATCCCCGATGAGAACGCGCAGCTGGATCTGACCGCCGAGGTCGTCTCCACTCTGTGCGACCGGCGCGGCGGCATCGGCGGCGACGGTGTGCTGCGCGTTGCGCGCACCGGCGCGCTGGTTGATGCCGGTGAGTTAGACGCCGCTGGCCTCGGCGCGGGCATCGAGCGCGACACGTGGTTTATGGATTACCGCAACGCGGACGGTTCGCTTGCGGAGATGTGCGGCAATGGCGCGCGCGTCTTCGCCCACTGGGTGCGCTCCCGCGGGCTGGAAGAAGCCGACACGTTCGTCATCGGCACGCGCGCCGGTGCCCGTAAGGTCACTGTTAGCGAGTTCGACGACGCCCGCGCACAGGTCACCGTGGAAATGGGGGAGCCAAAAATGCTCGGCATCTCCCAGGCACGTATGGCCGGCCGGGCATTCGCGGGTCTCGGCGTGGACGTGGGAAACCCGCACCTCGCGGCGGTCATCCCGGGCCTTACGCCGGATGAGCTCGACAGCTGGGAGTTGGTCCAGCCCGAATTCGACGCGGACTTTTTCCCCACCGGCGTGAACGTGGAGATTGTCACCCCGCTGCGCGACGGCGCGGTGTCGATGCGCGTGTACGAGCGCGGGTCGGGCGAGACCATGTCGTGCGGCACCGGGACCATCGCGGCGGCCGCGGCCGCGCTTGCCGATGCAGAACAGGGCACCGGTGAAGTCCGCGTCACCGTCCCCGGCGGCGAGGTTGCCGTGGAGATTCTCGAGGACGGCTCGCGGTTGACGGGACCTTCCGCAATCGTGGCGACTGGGAAGACGCTAGGAGTAGTCGCTTCCTAG
- a CDS encoding GNAT family acetyltransferase has protein sequence MSNLAAQEATGDEAASVTASRVLTRLKGSNESRVLLFGLVRDADCPGPLPVGEVGEFGAPLLPSVELAAGSPHNAEGSAYAEPEYAAFIHLALPLLEERDTAEIDLVFDAGYLPVPGEDFDAAGRDVAEAALITAEQLALACGRHLFHIGTQRRAAGEETNSDSPEFCPDPVGQIVERRGYTARLSDVQVEINVPDNPPVPLLPRGMECVTWQDYAIPDEYVPGVLELLTVVSTDADFGGLTVEPINWTRERLAAARARLQDRRAHTLLTALIRDGEIVSMTELARHEAADPAVAEWTLTVTARGHRHAGLARTAKTAALARMAEYWPRVRRTYASHSAGDPAMRALDRHLGARDLSMARTWEKDVSGRAAQLSR, from the coding sequence ATGTCGAACCTTGCGGCGCAGGAGGCGACCGGGGATGAGGCCGCCTCCGTGACGGCGTCGCGCGTACTCACGCGGCTGAAAGGCTCAAACGAGTCGCGCGTCTTGCTGTTTGGGCTCGTGCGTGACGCGGATTGCCCGGGCCCGCTCCCCGTGGGCGAAGTGGGTGAATTCGGTGCCCCGCTGTTGCCGTCGGTGGAGCTTGCGGCAGGATCCCCACACAACGCGGAAGGCTCGGCCTATGCTGAACCCGAATACGCGGCGTTTATCCACCTTGCGCTGCCGCTTTTAGAGGAACGCGACACCGCCGAAATTGACCTCGTCTTCGACGCCGGTTACCTCCCCGTGCCAGGCGAAGACTTCGATGCCGCCGGCCGAGATGTCGCCGAGGCGGCCCTCATAACCGCAGAGCAATTAGCACTGGCCTGTGGTAGGCACCTGTTCCACATCGGCACGCAGCGGCGCGCCGCCGGGGAGGAAACGAACAGCGATTCCCCGGAGTTCTGTCCCGATCCGGTGGGCCAGATCGTCGAGCGGCGCGGCTACACGGCGCGGCTGAGCGACGTGCAGGTGGAAATTAACGTGCCGGATAACCCACCGGTACCTCTTCTGCCCCGCGGCATGGAGTGTGTGACGTGGCAGGACTACGCCATTCCAGACGAGTACGTCCCCGGAGTCTTGGAGCTTCTCACCGTGGTGTCTACCGATGCGGACTTCGGCGGCTTGACCGTAGAACCCATCAACTGGACGCGGGAGCGGCTCGCGGCGGCGCGCGCCCGGTTACAGGATCGGCGGGCCCACACCCTGCTGACAGCCCTCATCCGCGACGGAGAAATTGTGAGCATGACCGAGTTGGCGCGCCACGAGGCGGCAGACCCGGCTGTGGCGGAATGGACGCTGACGGTGACGGCACGGGGGCATCGTCACGCAGGGCTGGCACGCACGGCTAAAACTGCCGCACTTGCGCGGATGGCAGAGTATTGGCCGCGGGTGCGGCGGACGTATGCCTCGCACTCTGCCGGCGACCCGGCGATGCGGGCCCTCGACCGGCACTTGGGCGCGCGGGACTTAAGCATGGCGCGCACGTGGGAAAAAGACGTCTCCGGTCGCGCCGCCCAGCTTTCCCGCTAG
- the hflX gene encoding GTPase HflX encodes MAKDFDTDAAARDKLLAEAFRHNEPQPEPTDADLTSAPTRGELDLEERDSFRRVNTTMRAQDTTDVYEVEYRKLRLEQIVLVGVWTEGTAAEIEAAMAELAALAETAGADVVEMIYQKRDRPDPGTYIGSGKVDELRTIVAATGADTVVCDGELNPGQLTALERALNIKVIDRTMLILDIFAQHAKSKEGKAQVSLAQLEYLYTHTRGWGDTLSRQAGGRAGSNGGVGLRGPGETKIESDRRHIRSEMARLRAQLRGMKTAREVKRSRRQNSVTPQIAIAGYTNAGKSSLLNAITDAGVLVEDALFATLDPTTRRAALSDGREVVFTDTVGFVRHLPTQLVEAFKSTLEEVLGADLVLHVVDGSDPFPLKQIKAVNKVISDIAEENGANVPPEILVINKLDQADDLVIAELRHALGSDNAVFVSAKTGEAIDELSSRIEYFLNSLDEHVHLLIPYTRGDAVSRVHTHGTVLAEEYRTDGTYLDARVPSLVARELAEFSVAD; translated from the coding sequence ATGGCCAAAGATTTTGATACCGACGCCGCAGCGCGCGACAAGCTTTTGGCGGAGGCGTTTCGCCACAACGAACCGCAGCCGGAACCGACTGACGCGGATCTGACGTCCGCGCCCACGCGCGGTGAGCTCGACCTGGAAGAGCGCGACTCCTTCCGGCGCGTCAACACCACGATGCGCGCCCAAGACACCACGGACGTGTACGAGGTGGAGTACCGCAAGCTGCGCCTCGAGCAGATCGTCTTGGTCGGCGTGTGGACCGAAGGCACCGCCGCGGAAATCGAAGCGGCGATGGCGGAGCTCGCCGCGCTGGCGGAGACCGCTGGTGCCGATGTGGTGGAGATGATTTACCAAAAGCGCGATCGGCCAGACCCAGGCACGTACATCGGCTCCGGCAAGGTCGACGAGCTGCGCACGATCGTCGCCGCCACCGGTGCGGATACGGTCGTCTGCGACGGCGAGCTCAACCCCGGCCAGCTCACCGCGCTGGAGCGGGCGCTGAACATCAAGGTCATCGACCGCACAATGCTCATTTTGGATATCTTCGCCCAGCACGCGAAGTCCAAGGAGGGCAAGGCGCAGGTGAGCCTCGCGCAGCTGGAATACCTCTATACCCACACGCGCGGTTGGGGTGACACGCTGTCGCGTCAGGCCGGCGGCCGTGCCGGCTCGAACGGCGGCGTGGGCCTGCGTGGCCCGGGTGAGACGAAGATCGAGTCCGACCGCCGCCACATCCGCTCCGAAATGGCACGCCTGCGCGCGCAGCTGCGCGGGATGAAAACGGCCCGTGAGGTCAAGCGTTCCCGCCGCCAGAACTCTGTCACGCCCCAGATCGCTATCGCGGGCTACACGAATGCGGGCAAATCCTCGCTGCTCAACGCGATCACTGACGCCGGCGTGCTCGTTGAGGACGCGCTGTTTGCCACCCTGGACCCGACGACGCGACGCGCGGCGTTGTCCGACGGCCGCGAGGTCGTCTTCACGGACACGGTCGGGTTCGTACGACATCTTCCCACCCAGCTGGTCGAGGCTTTTAAGTCGACGCTCGAAGAGGTCCTCGGCGCCGATCTCGTCCTGCATGTGGTGGATGGCTCCGACCCGTTCCCGCTCAAGCAGATCAAGGCGGTAAACAAGGTCATCTCGGACATCGCTGAAGAAAACGGCGCAAACGTCCCGCCGGAGATTTTGGTGATCAATAAGCTCGACCAGGCGGACGATCTCGTCATCGCCGAACTGCGCCATGCTTTGGGCAGCGACAACGCGGTGTTCGTCTCGGCGAAAACGGGGGAGGCCATTGATGAGCTGTCGAGCCGGATCGAGTACTTCCTCAATTCCTTAGACGAGCACGTTCACCTCCTCATCCCATACACCCGGGGTGACGCGGTCTCCCGCGTCCATACTCACGGGACGGTGCTGGCGGAGGAGTACCGCACCGACGGCACGTACCTAGATGCCCGGGTGCCGTCGCTGGTAGCGCGCGAATTGGCGGAATTTTCCGTCGCCGACTAA
- a CDS encoding uracil-xanthine permease family protein — MSNTKSRTLGWSLHGNGRDISPGAVVAPEERLSWPRTIGIGMQHVVAMFGATLLVPTLTGFPVNTTLLFSGVGTMLFLLITRNKLPSYLGSSFAFIAPLTASQQYGIGAQAGSVLVTGVALALLGLVVKAAGRRVIDAVMPPAVTGAIVALIGLNLAPSATENFKSQPLVATVTLAGILLATIGGRGMVSRLGILIGVVIGWIFAALTGNLAPDAGETIREAAWIGLPQFHAPEFHASAIAVALPVLVVLVAENIGHVKAVSEMTGRNLDDEAGNALLADGLSTTLAGGFGGSATTTYAENIGVMAATRVYSTAAYWVAALTAIVLAFIPKFGALIFTIPTGVLGGATIVLYGLIGMLGVRIWMDGKVNFNHPVNLTCAAVALIAGIGNLTLTVFGIELEGIAWGSVGIIVLYPLMTWLYNTMGEGQAAK; from the coding sequence GTGAGTAACACGAAATCGCGAACTCTTGGTTGGTCCCTCCACGGCAACGGACGAGATATTTCCCCGGGCGCGGTCGTTGCGCCGGAGGAGCGTTTGTCGTGGCCACGCACAATCGGTATCGGCATGCAGCACGTGGTCGCCATGTTCGGCGCGACGCTGCTCGTCCCCACGCTGACCGGTTTTCCCGTCAACACCACGCTGTTGTTTTCCGGCGTGGGCACGATGCTCTTCCTGCTCATTACGCGCAACAAGCTGCCGTCTTACCTGGGGTCTTCCTTCGCGTTCATCGCGCCGTTGACCGCCAGCCAGCAGTACGGCATCGGCGCCCAGGCGGGATCCGTGCTGGTGACCGGCGTGGCGCTCGCGCTGTTGGGCTTGGTGGTAAAGGCCGCGGGCCGGCGCGTTATCGACGCCGTGATGCCGCCGGCGGTGACCGGCGCAATCGTCGCCCTCATCGGGCTGAACCTAGCGCCCAGCGCCACTGAGAACTTCAAGTCGCAGCCACTTGTCGCGACCGTCACCTTGGCCGGGATTTTGCTGGCTACCATCGGCGGGCGCGGGATGGTCTCCCGATTGGGCATCCTCATCGGGGTGGTGATCGGCTGGATTTTCGCCGCGCTGACCGGGAACCTCGCGCCGGACGCGGGGGAGACCATCCGGGAGGCGGCGTGGATCGGCCTTCCGCAGTTCCATGCGCCGGAGTTCCACGCCTCCGCTATCGCCGTGGCCCTGCCGGTCCTCGTCGTCCTCGTGGCCGAAAATATCGGGCACGTCAAGGCTGTCTCCGAGATGACCGGCCGCAACCTCGACGATGAGGCGGGCAACGCCCTGCTTGCCGATGGCCTGTCTACCACCCTTGCCGGCGGCTTCGGTGGCTCCGCGACGACCACCTATGCCGAAAACATCGGCGTGATGGCGGCGACCCGCGTGTACTCGACCGCGGCGTATTGGGTGGCTGCGCTGACCGCTATTGTGCTCGCCTTCATTCCGAAGTTTGGCGCGCTTATCTTCACCATTCCCACCGGCGTGCTGGGTGGTGCGACCATCGTGCTCTACGGCCTTATCGGCATGCTCGGCGTGCGCATCTGGATGGACGGGAAGGTCAACTTCAACCACCCGGTCAATCTGACGTGCGCCGCGGTCGCGCTCATCGCGGGCATCGGCAACCTCACCCTCACCGTCTTCGGCATTGAGCTCGAAGGAATTGCGTGGGGTTCGGTCGGCATCATTGTGCTCTACCCGCTGATGACGTGGCTCTACAACACAATGGGAGAGGGCCAAGCAGCAAAGTAG
- the miaA gene encoding tRNA (adenosine(37)-N6)-dimethylallyltransferase MiaA, whose translation MHEAPTPIAVVGPTASGKSALGLELAHRFDGEVVNVDSMQLYRGMDIGTAKLTPDEREGIPHHQLDVWDVTDTASVARYQRDAVADVDDIRRRGKTPILVGGSMMYVQALVDDWQFPPTDPAVRAKYARLQDEIGPQALHAQLAEVDPRAAAVIEDNDPRRTVRALEVIELTGKPFQASQPPKNAAPRWGTVLLGLQTEPGWIHPRIEKRTHLMFNAGLVEETARLQRAGLRADSTAGRAIGYAQTLQLLAGELSEAEAVEQTIIGTRRYVRRQRSWFRRDKRIHWLDAASEHGPLPEALEVLRRVGWNT comes from the coding sequence ATGCACGAGGCACCTACCCCGATTGCGGTGGTCGGGCCCACTGCGTCCGGCAAGTCCGCGCTCGGCTTGGAGCTGGCGCACCGTTTCGACGGAGAAGTGGTCAACGTCGATTCCATGCAGCTCTACCGCGGTATGGACATCGGCACGGCCAAACTCACCCCCGACGAGAGGGAGGGGATCCCGCACCACCAGCTCGACGTGTGGGACGTGACCGACACCGCCTCGGTCGCGCGTTACCAGCGCGATGCGGTCGCCGACGTGGACGACATCCGCCGCCGCGGCAAGACCCCGATCCTGGTCGGCGGGTCCATGATGTACGTGCAGGCGCTTGTCGATGACTGGCAGTTCCCACCCACCGACCCCGCGGTGCGCGCCAAGTACGCGCGCCTGCAAGACGAGATAGGCCCGCAGGCCCTGCACGCGCAGCTCGCCGAGGTGGACCCGCGGGCCGCGGCGGTTATCGAGGACAACGACCCGCGCCGGACCGTGCGCGCCCTCGAGGTCATCGAGCTCACCGGGAAGCCGTTTCAGGCCAGTCAACCGCCCAAAAATGCCGCCCCGCGGTGGGGGACTGTGCTCCTCGGCCTCCAGACGGAGCCGGGCTGGATCCACCCGCGCATCGAGAAGCGCACGCACTTGATGTTCAACGCCGGACTGGTGGAGGAGACCGCGCGCCTTCAGCGTGCGGGCCTGCGCGCAGATTCCACGGCCGGACGTGCCATCGGCTACGCCCAAACGCTGCAGCTTCTGGCGGGTGAGCTCAGCGAGGCCGAGGCTGTGGAACAGACCATCATCGGCACTCGGCGCTACGTGCGCCGCCAGCGTTCCTGGTTCCGCAGGGACAAGCGCATCCACTGGCTGGACGCGGCGAGCGAGCACGGGCCGCTGCCGGAGGCGCTCGAGGTGCTCCGGCGTGTCGGGTGGAACACCTAA
- a CDS encoding 1-phosphofructokinase family hexose kinase, protein MPGLILTLTPNPSIDATIALNERLLHGAVNRAAHVTQVAGGKGLNVSLAAQLAEHPTAAIVPARDDDPFIRLASRTGIACHRVPITPLCRVNTTVNEPGGKTTKLNGPGPALSAEEKQAIEDELAQRAPAADWIVLGGSLPGGVPVDWYCRLVQVARAANPTAQIAVDTSEDPLCEIVRDLPASAPDLVKPNAHELAQIPSEFRTGSSANATGDELEAQAAQGDCSGIISAARVLTARGVGRLLVTLGSAGAVLVTDDAAWSATPPPIDKVASTVGAGDVTLAGFILAESAGASPAEALRQAVAYGSAAVTLPGSELPAPGDVDIAGTQVREL, encoded by the coding sequence ATGCCTGGTTTAATTCTTACCCTCACGCCGAATCCCAGTATCGACGCGACCATCGCGCTCAACGAGCGCCTACTTCACGGTGCCGTCAATCGCGCCGCGCACGTGACGCAGGTGGCCGGTGGCAAGGGATTGAACGTGAGCCTCGCAGCGCAGCTCGCGGAGCATCCGACGGCGGCCATCGTGCCCGCGCGTGACGATGACCCGTTTATCCGCCTCGCCTCCCGCACCGGCATCGCCTGCCACCGGGTCCCCATCACCCCGCTGTGCCGCGTGAACACCACCGTCAACGAACCAGGTGGGAAGACGACGAAGCTCAACGGCCCCGGGCCCGCGTTGAGCGCGGAAGAAAAGCAGGCTATCGAAGACGAACTTGCACAGCGTGCCCCCGCGGCCGACTGGATCGTGCTCGGCGGCTCCCTGCCCGGCGGCGTGCCGGTCGACTGGTATTGCCGTCTGGTGCAGGTCGCACGCGCCGCCAATCCCACCGCCCAGATCGCGGTGGACACCTCGGAAGATCCGCTGTGTGAAATCGTGCGCGATCTGCCGGCGAGTGCTCCCGATTTGGTGAAGCCGAACGCGCACGAACTCGCGCAGATTCCGTCCGAATTCCGCACCGGTAGCTCCGCGAATGCCACGGGCGACGAGCTCGAGGCTCAGGCCGCGCAGGGCGATTGCTCCGGAATTATCAGCGCAGCCCGCGTCCTGACCGCCCGTGGGGTCGGTCGCCTCCTGGTCACCTTGGGCAGTGCCGGCGCGGTACTGGTGACTGACGATGCCGCGTGGTCCGCTACCCCGCCGCCCATCGATAAGGTGGCCTCCACCGTGGGGGCTGGCGATGTCACGCTGGCCGGGTTCATCCTGGCCGAAAGCGCCGGGGCTTCGCCCGCCGAGGCGCTCCGTCAGGCCGTTGCATACGGAAGCGCTGCGGTCACTCTCCCCGGTTCGGAGCTCCCCGCGCCCGGCGATGTCGATATCGCCGGCACGCAGGTGCGCGAGCTGTAA
- a CDS encoding DUF349 domain-containing protein has translation MTSSPNSNDQAHKAPKPGAPKPGGPKPGVPKPGVPKPSAVAPKAAPARTPVTVGDIPANDPGKWGRIADDGTVYVKTAEGERSIGNWQAGTPEEGLRHFGAKYDNLSTEIELLEARLRANPQDSERIKSAAAQLRDELPTAAVIGDIAALDRRLQTIIDHSEETREQVQADRAERREQAIAQKEKLAAEAEDIAENSTEWKAAGDRIRAILDEWKQIKGIDRTTDNALWKRYSRARDSFKRRRGAHFAELDRNRAAAREKKEELITRAEAIQDSTDWGATARAYRDLMQEWKKAGRAPREVDQKLWERFRAAQDHFFAARDAENAERDKEFANNARAKDALIAEYDSQIDPAKSLPTAKQKLRELQEKWDDIGFVPRGQIREYEEKIAAVEKRVANAEESEWRRTDPEAHARVQQFADKVNDLQAQADAAAAKGNEKKAAALRDQAAQWEQWAQTAAAAVDDQ, from the coding sequence ATGACCTCGTCTCCCAACTCCAACGACCAGGCCCACAAGGCGCCGAAGCCTGGGGCTCCCAAGCCCGGGGGTCCTAAGCCAGGGGTTCCTAAGCCAGGAGTGCCTAAACCCAGCGCAGTGGCTCCCAAAGCCGCGCCGGCGCGTACACCGGTGACGGTGGGCGACATCCCCGCTAACGACCCGGGCAAGTGGGGCCGAATCGCAGACGATGGCACTGTCTACGTCAAGACCGCGGAGGGCGAGCGTTCCATCGGCAACTGGCAGGCGGGTACCCCGGAGGAGGGCCTGCGCCACTTCGGTGCGAAGTACGACAACCTCTCGACGGAAATCGAGCTGCTGGAAGCGCGCCTGCGCGCCAACCCCCAGGACTCGGAGCGGATCAAGTCCGCGGCCGCGCAGCTGCGCGACGAACTTCCCACCGCCGCGGTCATCGGTGACATCGCAGCCTTGGACCGCCGCCTGCAGACCATCATCGACCATTCGGAAGAAACCCGCGAACAGGTCCAGGCCGACCGCGCGGAGCGCCGCGAGCAGGCTATCGCCCAGAAGGAAAAGCTCGCTGCTGAGGCCGAGGACATCGCGGAAAACTCCACCGAGTGGAAGGCGGCCGGCGACCGGATCCGCGCCATCCTGGACGAATGGAAGCAGATCAAGGGCATCGACCGCACCACCGACAACGCCTTGTGGAAGCGCTACTCCCGCGCCCGGGATTCGTTCAAGCGCCGGCGCGGCGCGCACTTCGCGGAGCTTGACCGCAACCGCGCGGCAGCGCGCGAGAAGAAGGAAGAGCTCATCACGCGCGCCGAGGCGATCCAGGACAGCACCGACTGGGGTGCCACCGCCCGCGCCTACCGCGATTTGATGCAGGAGTGGAAGAAGGCCGGCCGCGCCCCGCGCGAGGTGGATCAGAAGCTCTGGGAGCGTTTCCGCGCCGCCCAGGATCACTTCTTCGCCGCCCGCGACGCAGAAAACGCCGAGCGCGATAAGGAATTCGCCAACAACGCGCGCGCCAAGGACGCGCTCATTGCGGAATACGACTCGCAGATCGACCCGGCGAAGTCGCTGCCGACCGCCAAGCAAAAGCTGCGCGAACTGCAGGAAAAGTGGGATGACATCGGCTTCGTCCCGCGCGGCCAGATCCGCGAATACGAAGAAAAGATCGCCGCTGTGGAAAAGCGGGTCGCCAACGCCGAAGAGTCCGAGTGGCGCCGCACCGATCCGGAGGCGCACGCCCGCGTCCAGCAGTTTGCCGATAAGGTCAATGACCTCCAGGCCCAAGCTGATGCGGCCGCTGCCAAGGGCAACGAGAAGAAGGCGGCCGCACTGCGCGACCAGGCCGCCCAGTGGGAGCAGTGGGCACAAACCGCCGCCGCAGCAGTTGATGACCAGTAG
- the recX gene encoding recombination regulator RecX, with translation MAQPDPEKIERLRQALADYAAGEAGEPLVDREEEKAKSKVRERALRLLDQRDRSRHELHQRLVDAEFPEATVVAVLDDLVNAGLIDDARFATEWVRQRHARRGKSARVLDMELQRKGVADVDRQEALEQIDESDEETIARQLAAKKARSVKSVPERGPERDKALRRIVGVLARRGFPEGMALRIAIDALDSRCAELAGDAAE, from the coding sequence ATGGCACAACCCGATCCGGAAAAGATTGAGCGCCTGCGTCAGGCGTTGGCGGATTATGCGGCCGGGGAGGCCGGTGAGCCGCTGGTGGACCGCGAGGAAGAGAAGGCGAAATCCAAGGTCCGCGAACGGGCCCTGCGCCTTCTCGACCAGCGGGATCGTTCCCGCCACGAGCTCCACCAACGTCTTGTGGATGCAGAGTTCCCCGAGGCGACCGTGGTCGCCGTCTTGGATGATCTGGTCAACGCGGGGCTTATCGATGACGCTCGTTTTGCCACCGAATGGGTCCGCCAACGCCACGCCCGGCGCGGCAAGTCTGCGAGAGTTTTGGATATGGAGCTGCAGCGCAAAGGCGTTGCCGACGTGGACCGCCAGGAGGCCCTAGAGCAGATCGATGAGTCCGACGAGGAAACCATTGCGCGCCAACTTGCCGCGAAAAAGGCTCGGAGCGTCAAGTCCGTGCCGGAGCGCGGCCCGGAGAGGGATAAGGCGCTTCGGCGCATCGTCGGGGTGCTCGCGCGCCGTGGGTTCCCAGAGGGGATGGCGCTGCGCATCGCGATCGATGCTCTGGATTCGCGCTGCGCAGAACTGGCCGGAGACGCAGCGGAATAG
- the miaB gene encoding tRNA (N6-isopentenyl adenosine(37)-C2)-methylthiotransferase MiaB, with protein sequence MHPVTTQTTQPRTYEVRTFGCQMNVHDSERISGLLESAGYTAAGDQEPDLIVFNTCAVRENADKRLYGTLGQLKKTKARHPGMQIAVGGCLAQKDKDTVLDNAPWVDAVFGTHNMSALPVLLERARHNDEAQVEIVDALEDFPSVLPAKRESAYSGWVSISVGCNNTCTFCIVPSLRGKEQDRRPGDILAEVQALVDQGVSEVTLLGQNVNSYGVHFADPELPRDRFAFSKLLRACGNIEGLERLRFTSPHPAEFTSDVIDAMAEVPAVCPQLHMPLQSGSDKVLKDMRRSYRTKKFLRILDEVREKIPNASITTDIIVGFPGETEEDFQATLDVVEKARFTSAFTFQYSPRPGTPAAAMEGQIPKDVVQDRFERLVALQDRISGELNAELIGTDVELIVQATGGRKNDETNRRSGRARDGRLVHFAPVDGSGRDISAELRPGDVVHTKVTDAGSFFLIADGGITEHRRTKAGDMSESGQTPTTAPIGVGLGMPSIGAPAQASAETANTGCCSAAGGE encoded by the coding sequence ATGCACCCCGTGACAACTCAGACGACCCAGCCGCGCACCTACGAAGTTCGTACCTTCGGGTGCCAGATGAACGTGCACGATTCCGAGCGCATCTCGGGGCTTTTGGAAAGCGCCGGATATACCGCGGCCGGCGATCAAGAGCCCGACCTTATCGTCTTCAACACCTGCGCCGTGAGGGAAAACGCCGACAAGCGCCTGTATGGCACCCTCGGCCAGCTGAAGAAGACCAAGGCGCGCCACCCCGGCATGCAGATCGCCGTGGGCGGATGCCTCGCCCAGAAGGACAAAGACACGGTGCTCGACAATGCCCCGTGGGTCGACGCGGTCTTTGGCACCCACAACATGTCGGCGCTGCCGGTACTTTTGGAACGCGCCCGCCACAATGACGAGGCGCAAGTAGAGATCGTCGACGCGCTCGAGGATTTCCCTTCGGTGCTTCCCGCCAAGCGCGAGTCGGCGTACTCCGGTTGGGTGTCCATCTCGGTCGGCTGTAACAACACCTGCACGTTCTGCATCGTGCCGTCGCTGCGCGGCAAAGAGCAGGATCGGCGCCCCGGCGACATCCTCGCGGAGGTGCAGGCCTTGGTCGACCAGGGTGTTTCCGAAGTGACCTTGCTGGGGCAGAACGTGAACTCCTACGGCGTTCACTTCGCCGATCCGGAGCTTCCGCGCGACCGGTTCGCTTTCTCTAAACTCCTGCGCGCCTGCGGCAACATCGAGGGACTGGAGCGCCTGCGCTTCACCTCGCCGCACCCGGCGGAATTTACCTCCGACGTGATTGACGCGATGGCCGAGGTGCCCGCGGTGTGCCCGCAGCTGCACATGCCGTTGCAGTCGGGATCGGACAAGGTGCTCAAAGATATGCGGCGGTCCTACCGCACGAAGAAGTTCCTGCGCATCCTCGACGAGGTGCGGGAGAAGATCCCCAACGCGTCGATTACCACCGACATCATCGTTGGCTTCCCCGGCGAAACCGAGGAGGACTTCCAGGCCACCCTTGATGTGGTGGAAAAGGCCCGGTTTACCTCCGCGTTTACCTTCCAGTACTCACCGCGGCCCGGTACGCCGGCGGCGGCAATGGAAGGCCAGATTCCGAAAGACGTGGTCCAGGATCGCTTCGAGCGGCTCGTGGCACTCCAGGACCGCATCTCGGGCGAGCTCAATGCCGAGCTCATCGGTACCGACGTCGAGCTCATCGTCCAGGCGACCGGCGGCCGCAAGAATGACGAGACCAATCGTCGCAGCGGCCGGGCCCGCGACGGGCGTCTCGTCCACTTCGCTCCGGTCGACGGCTCCGGGCGCGACATCAGCGCCGAGCTGCGGCCGGGTGACGTCGTCCACACGAAGGTGACCGACGCGGGTTCCTTCTTTCTCATCGCGGACGGCGGGATCACCGAGCACCGCCGGACCAAGGCGGGAGACATGTCCGAGAGCGGACAGACGCCGACCACCGCGCCCATCGGCGTCGGGTTGGGCATGCCGTCTATTGGCGCGCCGGCGCAGGCGAGCGCGGAAACCGCAAATACCGGGTGCTGCAGCGCCGCCGGAGGGGAGTAG
- a CDS encoding HPr family phosphocarrier protein: MASKTVKVGSSVGLHARPASIIADAAAEYDDDIFLNLVGEEDDDETDAASSLMIMALGAEQGDEVTVTSDNAEAVEKIAGLIEQDLDA, encoded by the coding sequence ATGGCTTCGAAGACCGTCAAGGTTGGTTCCTCTGTGGGCCTGCACGCTCGCCCGGCTTCCATCATCGCCGACGCCGCCGCCGAGTACGATGATGACATTTTCCTTAACCTGGTCGGCGAAGAAGACGACGACGAAACCGATGCGGCCTCCTCGCTGATGATCATGGCTCTGGGCGCCGAGCAGGGCGACGAGGTGACCGTCACCTCCGACAACGCCGAGGCCGTGGAGAAGATCGCCGGGCTTATCGAGCAGGATCTCGACGCGTAA